In Triticum aestivum cultivar Chinese Spring chromosome 5B, IWGSC CS RefSeq v2.1, whole genome shotgun sequence, the following proteins share a genomic window:
- the LOC123116650 gene encoding wax ester synthase/diacylglycerol acyltransferase 11-like, producing MDASSVSPSMASVPTSRLLPIRTPRSAPAEWTTTDDSSAATEEPVTPTARLMEAIYIVVTIGLGSPVNLPVFSAGVAAELARYARFRSIQVTDGSKDGNSPRWARTAVNVEDHMIVPTLDPAAMEADPDRAVEDYVASVYTLPMDCSRPLWEFHFLDFPTSTVVFRVHHSLSDGMSLITMLLASARSAADPTRLPAMPEPPARTGAIYVPWRREPTSPGALAAFITWIWPYLVLAWKTMVDVSLFAATTLFLRDPCTPFRRADGDVTLNPCRRFVHRSLSLDDVKFVKNAMSCTVNDVLVGATSAALSRYYFRKSGGSNTYRTWLRSVLLVNTRPTASLQTYANMIESGRSNDVAWGNQLGYILLPFHLAMHDDPLAYVREAKMTVDRKKSSLEAIFTCKISEVFVKMFGLKVGAFIFRHMFANTTISFSNLVGPTEKIELFGHPVVFIAPSVYGVPQALIVHYQSYNNTIKIVLSVDEEIFPDYNQLLGDFAVSFGLIKDAASRLSESIKKE from the exons ATGGACGCTAGCAGTGTTAGCCCCTCGATGGCCTCCGTGCCTACGAGCCGATTGCTCCCGATTCGTACGCCGAGATCGGCACCGGCTGAATGGACGACGACGGACGATTCCTCGGCGGCTACGGAGGAGCCTGTGACCCCTACTGCAAGACTCATGGAAGCTATATACATCGTCGTTACCATCGGCCTTGGCTCGCCCGTAAACCTCCCCGTCTTCAGCGCCGGCGTCGCCGCCGAACTTGCGCGTTACGCGCGCTTCCGCAGCATCCAA GTAACAGATGGTTCAAAGGACGGCAACAGCCCGCGGTGGGCGCGCACGGCGGTGAACGTGGAAGACCACATGATCGTCCCGACGCTTGATcccgccgccatggaggccgacCCGGACCGGGCCGTGGAGGACTACGTGGCCTCAGTGTACACACTCCCCATGGACTGCTCCCGCCCCCTATGGGAGTTCCACTTCCTCGACTTCCCGACCTCCACGGTGGTGTTCCGCGTGCACCACTCCCTCAGCGACGGGATGTCGCTCATCACAATGCTCCTGGCGTCCGCGCGGAGCGCCGCCGACCCGACACGCTTGCCGGCCATGCCAGAGCCGCCTGCGCGCACGGGCGCCATCTACGTGCCGTGGCGCCGAGAGCCGACATCCCCTGGCGCCTTAGCGGCGTTCATCACGTGGATCTGGCCGTACCTCGTGCTCGCGTGGAAGACCATGGTGGACGTCAGCTTATTCGCTGCGACGACTTTGTTCCTGAGGGACCCGTGCACACCCTTCAGACGTGCGGACGGCGACGTCACGTTGAACCCCTGTAGGCGCTTTGTGCACCGGAGCCTTAGCTTGGACGATGTCAAGTTCGTCAAGAATGCCATGAGTTGC ACTGTCAATGATGTGCTGGTTGGGGCAACTTCCGCTGCTCTGTCACGCTATTACTTTCGCAAGTCTG GTGGCTCTAACACCTACAGGACATGGTTGCGGTCTGTCCTCCTTGTCAATACAAGGCCAACCGCTAGCCTACAA ACATATGCTAATATGATAGAATCTGGTAGGAGCAACGATGTGGCATGGGGAAATCAACTAGGCTACATCCTCCTTCCATTTCATTTAGCGATGCACGATGATCCACTTGCATATGTTCGCGAGGCTAAGATGACCGTGGACAGGAAAAAGAGCTCACTTGAAGCTATCTTCACGTGTAAGATAAGTGAAGTTTTTGTCAAAATGTTTGGTCTGAAG GTAGGCGCTTTTATCTTCCGTCATATGTTCGCCAATACAACTATTTCGTTCTCAAACTTGGTTGGACCAACTGAAAAAATAGAGTTGTTTGGGCATCCAGTTGTCTTCATTGCGCCTAGTGTTTATGGAGTTCCACAA GCTTTGATTGTGCACTACCAGAGTTACAATAACACTATTAAGATAGTTTTATCAGTTGATGAGGAAATATTTCCAGATTATAATCAACTTTTGGGTGACTTTGCCGTGTCCTTCGGGCTCATTAAAGATGCGGCTTCAAGGCTTTCAGAATCCATCAAGAAAGAGTAA